TTTAACACTCCATCCCCGCCAACCTACCAATTGCTATTCTTCTCATTTTAGATTAATCACTCTATCGATGTTCCTTTTGTATCAAATCTCTTGTAATAGTATACTCAAACCACAGAATCAGTTGTATAACTACTGTCGGCAATTATCATGTACGTATTTATTACTTCGCCTAAACACGAATCAAGATAACAAGTGACCTATGTTCATAAACATCTGCTACCAATTGTATCTTGATTAGTATGCCCTGTTAAAACTTAAGCGCCTGAACCTGCCTGAACATTCCTATTCGGTGTGTCAAAATGGTCTTCATGGTGGTCAGGATTGATCGAATTAACACATCAGCATGGGGAACGATATATTGACAACGCGAAAGTAATAAGTCCTTGGGTAGGAATGATCAACACGTCGGCACTCCTTACCTTACTCAGTTATTGACATTGGAGTGACCTATTTTAAGGTTCAAGCCAAGTTATGTTGAGAAATCGTCTACACCCGACTATCGGTAACATTCATACAAACACTCAAATGGCTTCAGCTGAGCGATTCTGTGCAGTGCACGGTCTCAGATAATTCTATTGTCATATGATTCGTTTTCGGTAATTTTGAGACTCTTGGTTAGATCCTGATAAGTCAGAGTGTCTATATCGATGAAAGAGATATTCAAATTTGTATTGGCACCCTCGGATCCGATCCTAGTTAGGTTCATATCACACCGCGTTAACTGCCTCCAACAATTGAAGAAGGCTTGTATCAAGGGCTTGGGGGGCGAGGGAATTAACGAACTCTGTTTTCTGGCAGTACATACTCATGGTGAGTGATCTATCGGCGGCACACTTTTGCCTTTTGTTTATTCCAGCAGATTTTAGATCATATATTTCGCTAAAATTCATCAATCTGTAGTTCAGTAGAGTTCAGTGAACATATCACGCAGCTTGGCTGCAATATCCCAAGGTGTTCTGTTGATAAGGATCAGCAAAGTTAGCAGTTTGGTAAGTCTCGCCCTATGTTTCTTGAACTTTATACTAATGGAAGGGACTGGACAGTATGAAGAAGTGTGGTAATGATCCTATTTTCTAGGATCAAGCGCCATGATTGATAGCATGATTTGTGTGGCTCAAGTCAGAGCGTATGCTATAAAATAGGTGCAGAAGTTGGATGAGCTTTAGTCTGCGATGATGATTCCCCGCGTCTTATCCTGCTTCACTACTCTCTGCTTGGTCAGTTGTATTGCTGCGTTGAATGTGCAGATAAATAGAACCGAAGCATCTGTCGATATCTCAAATTTTGCGGACGAGCAAGAGTATATTGCTTTCAACGCAGACGAAGGCTATTGGGGGGATGGAACTCAGTCTTTGAGAAGACAAGTAGGAGGTTTCAATCACCAACGGCCGTGCAGGAAGCTATCTGTGCGGAAAGAATGGTACCATTTTACTtcagatattttttgacagAGTTCTAACGTGCTCTGTTTCTTCCCATGGCACAGGCGGGATTTGAGTGCAACACACAAGAGAGAATATATAAAGGCTGTCAAATGTCTGTTGACCAAGCGGGCGCTTGATCGCTCGCTGCCTAGGAAATTCCACCGCTACGACGAATTTACGTATACCCACAGCAACGTCGCAGAGGGTATTCACGGGGTTGTACGTTCATTTACGTTTGAACCGTCTATCGTGAACTCTAATTTGTTGGGCATACTTACAGGGCCAGTTCCTTCCCTGGCATCGCCATTTTGGCCACTTGTACGAAAAGGCGCTTCGTGATTGCAGCTATCGAGGGCCATTCCCGTATGTCATTCATTTTTCGACCAAGTCAAATtactttgaagtttgaacctTGATTAATAGATACTGGGACTGGCTGAGGGATACTAATGGAACCGCACCGTGAGTAATGAACGTCCAGATTTTATTAGCTATTGTGCTTATCTTCTTCGCGAACTTAGGATAGCTGAATCACCACTTTTTGACCCGGTCACTGGCTTTGGGGGAGACGGAGTTCCGGGGACTTACACCCAGCCACCAGATGATGACGGAGCACTGATTCCACTTGTTCCTGATGCAATGAAAGGTTGCGTTGGGACGGGCCCACTCGTGGGAGCCATATTTCACGTAGGACCCAACCGGCGTCTCACAGATCACTGTCTCAACAGGAACTTCGGAGAGTTCGCTCGACCTGTGCTCAGCCAGCCGTTCATTGACAATATCGAAAGCCAAACTACGTACGACGACTTTTGGAATGCCTTGGACGGAATACCATTTAAACCAGACCTGAGGACTCACGATGGGGGTCATGCATTTGTAGGTGGAGATATGGCAAGCTTCTACACCAGCTCCAATGGTGCGTTGTAATATTCCTGGTGGACATAGTAGTGCGAGCTCTCTTTGACCATAAACACATCTGATAGATcccgtcttcttcttgcacCATGCTGGTTTGGATCGTTTATGGTGGAAGTGGCAAACTCAAGACCTGCCAAACCGTTTATACCAGATGGGAGGACGTGTCAACATTGCCCCGCCATACGGCCAGGTGACGCTGGATTATCAATTGCCATTTGATATCATTAGCAGCAGTGTCAAAATTCGTAGCACCATGGACCCTCGTTTGGAACCATACTGCTATACCTACTGAACTGCTCTCTAGATACTAAAAGTGACACTTTGACTTTCAACGATTTTGTGATGGATTAGAATAAATCATACCTTATACAAAAAAGCTCTTGACGTCTATTGTGCCTCAAACCATACCTCGGCGCTTGCTTTCCCAGATCCTTCAGGGGATCGGGAGTCCGGTCCTTCCCTACCCCAGAAACCACCTCGGAATGCAAGACCTTCGTCATCCCCTGTTACCCACTCAACTTCGAAGGCTTCTTCAAACCCTGTCAGCAGGTCCGCTCCAGACTTATACCCTTCCCGTTCACGGACATCAGCATTTGACCAGAGATTGGTAAGATTGAAAATGTTTCCAGTGAAGTGGGCCAAGCGGAGGTGTGTGCTGAATGATCTTTTCCAAGGTATAACATATGTAGGGATGGACAAATCAGACGCGCCCAAAATGCGTTGGACGGCGGTTGATTGAAGGAAGTCACCACAGTGGGAATGAGGCCGATGTGGTTCTGTCTGTCCTGCAATCGAAGATACGGTTTGAGGCGCGAGACAAGGTTTGAGGGATCCATATGTCGGATGATGGAACGTCTTTTCTGCCAGAGAGGTAAATGGGAGGTTGGGTAAGACTGGAGGAGAGGGGCGAGGAGTCACTTGCTGCGACTTGTTGACAGCTTCGTTGTACTTATCTTCAAGTCTGAAGTAGACATGATAAGTGAAGAATTCACTATGAAGAAAAGCTCAATCGACTCACCTATCATTCCAATCCTTCTCTAGATGAGGAAGCCCGAGCAGCTCATTAGCTATGCGGAACTTGACAGATTCGCTAATGGCGTTTCCTCCTCTCTCGTCATTTGAGAGTGTGATTATTGCGAAGTTGTTATCCGGAAATCGTGCAACTTGCGTTTTGTACCCAGGATTGCTACCTCCGTGTTCGATGATATCGTGGCCTCTATATGAATATCTCCACTGTCCAGCGCCGTAAACTTTGGGACTCTGGGTATCGATTAAGGGAATCTCTGGGGTCCAACTTTTGTAAAGCTTACCAGTTCTGGGTACTGAGGCTTTCCATGAGAGACTGAACGCCCATGTGCAACATGTTCTACAACCTCCTGCGGAATAACCGTTTCATTGGTAAAGGGATGGCGTCCTCCATTGAGTAGCATGGCGACCCAAATAGCCTACGGAACCTCGGGTGAGTAAAAAAGTATCGTTAAGATCAATGTGAGATTACCAAATCCCGGGCAGACGTGAGTACTCCTCCCGCTCCTGCCCATGTTTTCTCTTCGCCAGGCCTTTGGAAGTATGGGACAGTAGCAATGCGCGTCCCGTTAATTCCTCGGATGGTGTCCTGCATGTCCCATTGGAAACCGTCGGCAAGCGTGCCCCATGCTTCGGCTTCTTCGACCGAATAAGTGGAGGATGTCATATTCAGGGGGTTGAAAAGATGTTGAGAGATATAGGATTCATATGTCTGGTTGAGAAGAACCTGTGGAAGGTACGATAAAGTCTCGTACATCAAGTTATTGTACTGAAACGTTTCCCGAAACTCAGCAGACGGCCTAAGGTAGCGCAACGTAGATATCTAAGTATTCGCTATATGTCAACGTTGTAATTACAGATGTATACCAGTAACTCACCATCTCAGCTACACCACCGTTCCTTTGAACGCCAGAAAGGTCATGTCTAGGCATACCTGTCCTGTGAGATAGCATATCCTGCAGGCTGACTCCTCGATCCATATCGTCGTCCATCAACCCCCACTCTGGAATCAAATCGCGTATTTTAGTCGACCATTTGAGTTCTTGGCCTCTCTCCTCCGTTAGAGTCTTATTGGAAATGAGCAAACCAACAGAGAAGGCGAGAAAAAGTTTGCTATTTGACGCGATTGCAAAGAGAGAATCAGGTGTGACGGGTGATCCGTCGGCCTTTGCCATCCCGTACCCTCCGAAGTCAAAATTCCAGCCAGTAGTTGATGTTTCGTCCCTTTGTACAACAGCGACTGATAGCCCACTGGAGTTCCATTTGCTGATAAGACTTTCAACATATTGATCCGTATCGCTAGAAATGAGCTTAGGAGGCCCATTAGACTCAGGCTGGGTGAAGAATGGGACCTGTAAAGCAGAAGAATGCTTGATCCCAAGTATGAGGGTAAATGTCCACGTCTGTAACCTCATAATAGAAGTAAACCAGAAGTACTATGGAGTTGTGGGTGTGGTAACCAAAAGAACACCATGTCGTGAGCAAACCTTTTCAACCGTTCTGAATAATCATTTTCCCACAGGTATAAACGCTGGGATTGTTCAATGCAGCGATGTAAACAAAGTCCAGCgttagtattgcgttttaACTTGTTATGGCGCGCATTTTACCTGACCTCACCTTGTCATCCGACTCACGAGACAATGACTTGGGGTTCGAAAGCCAGGATGGCAGTTGAGGGAACTATGACGTACTACCccattcattttttttggattCAACTCGTATTCGTTAGGTATAAAGGGAATCAAATTGACGTGGGTGGCAGAAGACTCGAGTCTCTCGGAGCTGCTGCCAGTTTTGATCGGATGCTCTTTTCTGTCAGAGAACGAGTCAAGAACATACTCTGTCCGTTACTGAGCGTGACAAGCGACGACATGTTATTGTCGACCTCTTCATCGGTATCCGCCTATCAGTTCTGGAGATGGTTTTACGTTGGTATAGTTGTTTATACTAAATTGCGGTATGCTGATCTTGATTCAGGTTATATCGTACAAGGCCATCGCTTTAATATCTATGAAGATTACAGTTGCAGTCCAAGCACTTATGTCGCCTGGCCTGCTCTCCTCATCGTTTTCATCCCTCCAATTATAATTGGGATTGTCTCCGCCATATACGCAATGCTTAACATCATTTATTTCCGGCGGTTAGGCTTTGCCAACTCTTCTGAACTTCTGCCTCATAATAACGCCACATCCAATCGCTATATTCGCTTCATCTATCTCTCTGTCTGTGAAATCCTTTTTACCATCCCGATAGCGCCGTACAGCACTGCATCAACCCTGTTCCCCTAGATCTCCTGGGCGGACACCCATGCAGATTTGTGATCAAGGGAGGTTAGGTGTAGTTATTTTTGGGATTCTCGGAGAAACACGAGCGGAGCTCAAAGTTTGCTGAGTCAGAAGCGTCTGTTTACAAGGTTGTTGCGACACTGCTTACAACACTTCCTGCACCTTAAACCAACTGATTAACGACTATCTGGTGCTCCCTATTTGAGCACAGGATTTAATGATAAACAACAGTCTATTTGACTACATCACCATCCGAGGATCTATTATCGCTCTTCGTCTCATTGCGCCGCTCAGCATCGTTTACTTGCCTTGCGGTTTCTTGAATACGTTTGGACTATCATGGATATATAACGCTCCCTTGACACTGTATACCTCAGCTGAAGCTGTGTTCTACTTACTTGTATATCTTCCTAGACGGAGGAAGCTCCAAGAGGTAAGTAGTTCAGTATTGTTTGGAACATCACCGAGCTCATGACGCGTAGCCTCCCATACACAGGCCTCCATATCTTACACAAGCGCAAAGACAGCGGATATTTGAGAAGTGTCTCGAAGCAGATCAAGTACATCGTACTTTAGGATATACACACGGTCGACCGTATCCAACAGGATGGTTTCTTCCTGCTGAATCGATACCGACGCGCAAGGATGCTATTGACTGGCTTCTATGGGCACTTTTTTCGACATCACGCGGAACAGGAACGGTTGATttggaagaggagggcgTGAAACAGGAATTGAATGGTTATATTGAGAGGATTGAACAGGCGATGGGAACGCGTTTAGATGACGATCATTTCGATGAAAATGAAGGGCACGAGGATCGAACGCCAAGGGTGGATGAAGAAACGGGGAGAAGCGAGTCTGAAAGATCTAAGGACACAGTGCGGAGCATGCGTATTACGCTAGACCCCGTGCAGATGCTTCACAGACCGTTGCTGTGGTATTTTGTGCGTACACTcagtttttttgccttttcgCTGACCGATGCACCTAGATTGTATGTCTCGTTGACACATACGCGACCATATATCTCCTCTTTCTTGGGTTTAAACACTACTCTCCACGCACGAGAGAGCACCGCCTGTGCTTTCCTCCCCGACCTATCCTATACTTTGTGTCAAGGTATGCGCCTCCGGGAGTGGTCATTCCTTATTGGCATAGGCCGCATCGTTCGAGATCTAAAATGCCTGTTATATTTTTTCATGGAATCGGGGTGCGTTTGTCCCTCTTTGTGTCAGTTATGTAGTCATAATATCTTTTCAGATTGGCTTGTATCCATATATCCCATTCATCAAGAAAGTATTCCCGGGAGACAATTTGATGGAGGGAGATGTGGGTGTTCTACTTCCCGAGTTGTTACCTATAAGTATGCATATGACACCATTGTCTGTGCCTCCCCGTTCAGAGATGCTACAGTCTTTGGACCTTATTCTTGATCATCTCAAAGCAAGTGATATCGGGTCTCCTCACGATGTGCAACATGCGCACTACACCGATGAAACAACTGGCGAAAGCATTGAACCAATTTCGTTCTTGCGCAGTTCTTCCCCCACCACCTCTTTCgtatccacatcctccacaGGAGCTTCGTTGCCATCATATGCCACGATTACTCCCTCACAGTCCCAGCAAAGCCTTTCCATTGATACAGCTCTTGACACCAACAATCACCGTGCTCCAATCTCTGACACGGACTGGAGCAGAGTGGTGCTTGTAGCTCATTCCTATGGCACATTTGTCGCTGgatggatgatgaggatgtgtGTAGATGCGGACTTGTTCGATCGCGATGACGTTATTGCCCCTTCCCTATCCCCAGCACTAGAAGTTGAACAATCCCCCTTGAGACTAGCACACAAGATTGCCCATGTGGTTCTTGTGGATCCTATTCCCATCCTTCTTTCCGACCCTACAGTCGCACACAACTTCCTTTACAGGCATCCTGGGACCGTCTGCCCAATCATGCTAGGGTGCGCTAATGAAAACATCGAAGTCGAAAACATTGGCGTCACTGGAATAAATGAAGGTGAATTCTTGGTACAGAACAGTGTGCAAGCTATCCCACCTCCCAACGTCTCTAACATGATGATGCCGGCCGTCAATAGCGCCAGAAATGTCTCTAAGCGTCTCAAGCACACCTTTTTCTCGAGGTATTACTCGTCTGCGGCGGCATGGCAGTTGTGGTACTTTGCGAGTCGCGACGCGGATGTGGCCAGGACACTCTGTCGCACCTTTTTCTGGGCCGAAGGCGGCATGTGGAGGGAAGAGGTGGGCAAGTTTGTGTGCGGCTCTGGGAACATTAAGTACACCTGCTCTGATACGAGCTATGCTCATGCTGGTATAGACACACACCGCCGCACCCCGACTCTTTCCGTGCCAAACCATTCTGACTTGGAAGTAGGAAGGGGGAAAGAGACATTTCGCGGCCGTAATGTGGCCGTATTTCTTGGCGGGATGGACCAGATTGTACCTGCTGAAGCTATCAGGATACACCTCACTAGAGAGAGGAGATGCACGAGGTGGTGGTCTGCAAAAGGGTCAGATTTAGACTCAAATGGTTACATAAATACCGCGCCGAGAACACCTGCTGGTATTGATTCAGACCTAGGAGTGGATCAGCAGGAAGTTGAAGAGGAGCAAGCTTTCCATGCTCTCAACACTTCCAGTAGTGCTGTTGAGACATTATCATCTTCAGCCTTACCTGCCGGGAAGCCATGTGTTGTCCCATCTGTTCCATGTTCAGCTTGTC
This Psilocybe cubensis strain MGC-MH-2018 chromosome 3, whole genome shotgun sequence DNA region includes the following protein-coding sequences:
- a CDS encoding Tyrosinase P, whose protein sequence is MIPRVLSCFTTLCLVSCIAALNVQINRTEASVDISNFADEQEYIAFNADEGYWGDGTQSLRRQVGGFNHQRPCRKLSVRKEWRDLSATHKREYIKAVKCLLTKRALDRSLPRKFHRYDEFTYTHSNVAEGIHGVGQFLPWHRHFGHLYEKALRDCSYRGPFPYWDWLRDTNGTAPIAESPLFDPVTGFGGDGVPGTYTQPPDDDGALIPLVPDAMKGCVGTGPLVGAIFHVGPNRRLTDHCLNRNFGEFARPVLSQPFIDNIESQTTYDDFWNALDGIPFKPDLRTHDGGHAFVGGDMASFYTSSNDPVFFLHHAGLDRLWWKWQTQDLPNRLYQMGGRVNIAPPYGQVTLDYQLPFDIISSSVKIRSTMDPRLEPYCYTY
- a CDS encoding Protein flp: MRLQTWTFTLILGIKHSSALQVPFFTQPESNGPPKLISSDTDQYVESLISKWNSSGLSVAVVQRDETSTTGWNFDFGGYGMAKADGSPVTPDSLFAIASNSKLFLAFSVGLLISNKTLTEERGQELKWSTKIRDLIPEWGLMDDDMDRGVSLQDMLSHRTGMPRHDLSGVQRNGGVAEMISTLRYLRPSAEFRETFQYNNLMYETLSYLPQVLLNQTYESYISQHLFNPLNMTSSTYSVEEAEAWGTLADGFQWDMQDTIRGINGTRIATVPYFQRPGEEKTWAGAGGVLTSARDLAIWVAMLLNGGRHPFTNETVIPQEVVEHVAHGRSVSHGKPQYPELSPKVYGAGQWRYSYRGHDIIEHGGSNPGYKTQVARFPDNNFAIITLSNDERGGNAISESVKFRIANELLGLPHLEKDWNDRLEDKYNEAVNKSQQVTPRPSPPVLPNLPFTSLAEKTFHHPTYGSLKPCLAPQTVSSIAGQTEPHRPHSHCGDFLQSTAVQRILGASDLSIPTYVIPWKRSFSTHLRLAHFTGNIFNLTNLWSNADVREREGYKSGADLLTGFEEAFEVEWVTGDDEGLAFRGGFWGREGPDSRSPEGSGKASAEVWFEAQ